The Trueperaceae bacterium genomic sequence GGACCACATCTGCGCCCTTCGTGACTCGGGCCTAAGCTACAGGGCGATAGCTGAGCGCCTGAACGGTGCAGGTCAGCGGACTCGAACCGGGAAGCTGTGGAGCCCAATACAGGTGAAGCGTGTCTATGACCGCTACTGCGACACCGAGAAGGGCCCTGTAAGGCCTCAGGAGGCCCGTAAACGGCCTCGTCGCTCGAGCCGTATGTATGAGGCTGCCTAAGCCAACGAGGGGTCGCTACGACGATTCTAGGCTTCGAGCCAGGCAGGTGGCCGAAAACGCAAACCCCCAATCCGAAAAGTGGCGCCGCCGGAGGAAACAAGGACCAGCCTCTATAGACGAGACCCGAAAAATCCTAGGGGAGGGCGATGAAAGTTGGCGGTGAGGAGCGACGGAGCAGCCGCCCGTAATCTGGTTGAGTCCAGCTTGTGTTGAGACGTTCGGGTTCGAAGAAGATGGAGGTTCCAAACCTGCCTAGGGAAAGGAACCTCCATGAACAGGGTAAGGGGTCTGGAGCGGGTCTTCTACCGGGCGGCGGGCTTCGTGCTTCCCGACCTGGAGCCGTCCGCCCGGTCGAGGCTGGAGCTGGTGTCGCTGATCGAACGTCTCAGGCGCGTGGGGTTGCCGGTGGCGGTGGCGTGTGCGGTGGCTGGGGTGAGTCGCGCGAGCTACTACCGGTGGCGGTACCGGTTGAGGAGGGGCGGCGCCAGGGCCCTCACGGACGGTAGGAGCCGCAACCGGCGCCGCAGAGCCGCTCCCGTGCGTAGCGCCGTGCGTCCCCTGGTCGAGGAGCTCAGGCGGGAGCGGCCCATGGGCAAGGAGAAGCTGGCCTTGACCCTCGCCGCTCACGGTGTGACGGTGAGCGCCTCCACCGTGGGCAGGTGCATCACCGAGCTCGTCTCGCGCGGCGTCATCGAGGCGATCGGCGCGGCCAGGCGCGGGCAACGGGCTCGCCGCCTCGCCGCCGCCAGGGGCTGGGCCAAGCGCAAGCGCGGCGAGAAGCCCACCCAGCCGGGTGAGCTGGTGCAGCTAGACACCCTGCAGGAACGCACCCTGGGCGAGCCCAGGTACCAGTTCACCGCCG encodes the following:
- a CDS encoding DDE-type integrase/transposase/recombinase; the protein is MNRVRGLERVFYRAAGFVLPDLEPSARSRLELVSLIERLRRVGLPVAVACAVAGVSRASYYRWRYRLRRGGARALTDGRSRNRRRRAAPVRSAVRPLVEELRRERPMGKEKLALTLAAHGVTVSASTVGRCITELVSRGVIEAIGAARRGQRARRLAAARGWAKRKRGEKPTQPGELVQLDTLQERTLGEPRYQFTAVDPVTRVAHAQLYKSLTSKSAREFLAELIAALPFPLRSVQVDNGSEFKGAFEAACAELGVPLYTIPPRTPKANAKVERLHRTFRDEHYAF